A region from the Streptomyces lydicus genome encodes:
- the nadA gene encoding quinolinate synthase NadA codes for MRVVTTAQPLDVQPTPLALLLLGREADPKSERGVECPGDLPAPSDPDLVERARAAKAKLGDKVFVLGHHYQRDEVIEFADVTGDSFKLARDAAARPDAEYIVFCGVHFMAEAADILTGDDQQVILPDLAAGCSMADMATAEQVAECWDVLTEAGVAEQVVPVSYMNSSADIKAFTGKHGGTICTSSNAKRALDWAFEQGEKVLFLPDQHLGRNTAVRDMGLSLDDCVVYNPHKPNGGLTTEELRAAKMILWRGHCSVHGRFSLESVNDVRARIPGVNVLVHPECKHEVVAAADYVGSTEYIIKALEAAPRGSKWAIGTELNLVRRLANRFAAEDKEIVFLDKTVCFCSTMNRIDLPHLVWALESLAAGKVVNRIQVDAETESFAKLALERMLALP; via the coding sequence GTGCGTGTTGTGACCACCGCCCAGCCCCTGGACGTCCAGCCGACCCCGCTGGCCCTGCTCCTCCTCGGCCGTGAGGCCGACCCGAAGAGCGAGCGCGGTGTGGAGTGCCCCGGCGACCTGCCGGCCCCGTCGGACCCCGACCTCGTCGAGCGCGCCCGCGCTGCCAAGGCGAAGCTCGGGGACAAGGTCTTCGTCCTCGGGCACCACTACCAGCGCGACGAGGTCATCGAGTTCGCCGATGTGACCGGCGACTCCTTCAAGCTCGCGCGGGACGCCGCCGCCCGGCCGGACGCCGAGTACATCGTCTTCTGCGGTGTCCACTTCATGGCGGAGGCCGCGGACATCCTCACCGGCGACGACCAGCAGGTCATCCTCCCCGACCTCGCCGCCGGCTGCTCGATGGCCGATATGGCCACCGCCGAGCAGGTCGCCGAGTGCTGGGACGTGCTCACCGAGGCCGGCGTCGCCGAGCAGGTCGTCCCCGTCTCGTACATGAACTCCTCGGCCGACATCAAGGCCTTCACCGGCAAGCACGGTGGCACGATCTGTACGTCCTCCAACGCCAAGCGGGCGCTGGACTGGGCCTTCGAGCAGGGCGAGAAGGTGCTGTTCCTGCCCGACCAGCACCTGGGCCGCAACACCGCCGTCCGCGACATGGGCCTGTCCCTGGACGACTGTGTGGTCTACAACCCGCACAAGCCGAACGGCGGCCTGACCACCGAGGAGCTGCGGGCCGCGAAGATGATCCTGTGGCGCGGCCACTGCTCGGTGCACGGCCGCTTCTCGCTGGAGTCGGTCAACGACGTGCGCGCCCGCATCCCGGGCGTCAACGTCCTCGTCCACCCCGAGTGCAAGCACGAGGTCGTGGCGGCGGCGGACTACGTCGGCTCGACGGAGTACATCATCAAGGCGCTGGAGGCCGCCCCGCGCGGCTCGAAGTGGGCCATCGGCACCGAGCTCAACCTGGTCCGCCGGCTGGCCAACCGCTTCGCCGCGGAGGACAAGGAGATCGTCTTCCTCGACAAGACGGTCTGCTTCTGCTCGACGATGAACCGCATCGACCTCCCGCACCTGGTGTGGGCCCTGGAGTCGCTGGCCGCCGGGAAGGTCGTCAACCGGATCCAGGTCGACGCCGAGACGGAGAGCTTCGCGAAGCTGGCTCTCGAGCGGATGCTGGCGTTGCCGTAG
- a CDS encoding DUF4430 domain-containing protein, with protein MPSALARRATPVIALGLGLALALAVPPPALASPGDVRVRVGVTGGPYTASVGLVFTGPRTLFGGFYCAADGLSPTPLTALVDADEQYGLGGVKARWDTKAQDFVVTEIHGDVAEGKKKWNAYVNEEKIKKGPCHTAIKSGDKVRWTLE; from the coding sequence GTGCCGTCCGCGCTGGCCCGCAGGGCCACCCCCGTCATCGCGCTCGGGCTGGGCCTCGCCCTGGCTCTCGCGGTGCCGCCGCCCGCCCTCGCTTCCCCGGGAGACGTCCGGGTCCGCGTCGGCGTCACCGGCGGCCCCTACACCGCCAGCGTGGGACTCGTCTTCACAGGACCGCGCACCCTCTTCGGCGGTTTCTACTGCGCCGCCGACGGCCTCTCGCCCACGCCCCTCACGGCCCTGGTCGACGCCGACGAGCAGTACGGCCTCGGCGGCGTAAAGGCGCGCTGGGACACCAAAGCCCAGGATTTCGTCGTCACCGAGATCCACGGCGACGTCGCCGAGGGCAAGAAGAAGTGGAACGCGTACGTGAACGAGGAAAAGATCAAGAAGGGCCCCTGCCACACCGCGATCAAGAGTGGCGACAAGGTCCGCTGGACCCTCGAATAA
- a CDS encoding sensor histidine kinase → MSHLDPRPDTPRTGRFPWQRAHPLAFDTVLAVAVFVCVLCGAVADPHGPHGPRLGAHHLSATTVGFAALACAALVLRRRLPRTVLAVTGVCTIVELLARSSDPRAPVAAAAVIALYSLASRTDRPTTWRIGALTVVVLTAAAMLYGPRPWYAQENIAIFAWTGMAAAAGDAVRSRRAFVDAIRERAERAERTREEEARRRVAEERLRIARELHDVVAHHIALVNVQAGVASHVMDNRPDQAKEALAHVRDASRSALEELRATVGLLRQSDDPKAPTEPAPGLGVLDQLVDGFVRAGIPVDLEIPHEPRALPASVDLTAYRVVQEALTNVHKHAGEGARATVRILHSETALAVTVLDDGAGRAGIPRQKGGDRPPVEPGGPGEPEDSGGGHGLIGMRERVFALRGTVVTGPRAAGGFQVRVTLPLHTVRTGEST, encoded by the coding sequence GTGAGCCACCTCGACCCCCGCCCGGACACGCCCCGCACCGGCCGCTTCCCGTGGCAGCGGGCCCATCCGCTCGCCTTCGACACCGTCCTGGCGGTGGCGGTCTTCGTGTGCGTGCTGTGCGGCGCGGTGGCCGACCCGCACGGCCCGCACGGCCCGCGGCTGGGCGCTCACCACCTCTCCGCCACGACCGTGGGCTTCGCCGCGCTGGCCTGCGCCGCCCTGGTCCTGCGCCGCCGGCTGCCCCGTACGGTCCTGGCCGTCACCGGCGTCTGCACCATCGTCGAACTGCTCGCCCGCTCCAGCGACCCGCGCGCCCCCGTGGCCGCCGCCGCGGTGATCGCCCTCTACAGCCTGGCCTCGCGCACCGACCGCCCCACCACCTGGCGGATCGGCGCGCTGACCGTGGTCGTCCTGACCGCCGCCGCGATGCTCTACGGCCCCCGCCCCTGGTACGCGCAGGAGAACATCGCGATCTTCGCCTGGACCGGCATGGCCGCGGCGGCCGGCGACGCGGTCCGCAGCCGCCGGGCCTTCGTCGACGCCATCCGTGAGCGCGCCGAACGCGCGGAGCGCACCCGCGAGGAGGAGGCCCGCCGCCGGGTCGCCGAGGAGCGCCTGCGCATCGCCCGTGAGCTGCACGATGTCGTCGCCCACCACATCGCGCTGGTCAACGTCCAGGCCGGCGTCGCCTCGCATGTCATGGACAACCGTCCCGACCAGGCCAAAGAGGCGCTGGCGCACGTCCGCGACGCGTCCCGCTCGGCGCTGGAGGAACTCCGTGCCACGGTCGGCCTGTTGCGGCAGTCCGACGACCCCAAGGCGCCGACCGAGCCCGCACCCGGCCTCGGCGTCCTCGACCAGCTCGTCGATGGTTTCGTCCGCGCCGGGATCCCCGTCGATCTGGAGATACCGCACGAGCCCCGCGCGCTGCCCGCCTCCGTCGACCTCACCGCCTACCGTGTGGTCCAGGAAGCGCTCACCAACGTCCACAAGCACGCCGGCGAGGGGGCCCGCGCCACGGTGCGGATCCTGCACTCCGAGACCGCGCTGGCCGTGACCGTCCTGGACGACGGCGCGGGCCGGGCCGGCATCCCGCGGCAGAAGGGCGGCGACCGGCCGCCCGTGGAGCCGGGCGGGCCCGGCGAACCGGAGGACAGCGGCGGCGGCCACGGCCTGATCGGGATGCGCGAGCGGGTCTTCGCGCTGCGCGGCACGGTCGTGACCGGCCCGCGCGCGGCCGGCGGCTTCCAGGTGCGGGTCACCCTTCCGCTGCACACCGTCCGTACGGGGGAGTCCACATGA
- the erpA gene encoding iron-sulfur cluster insertion protein ErpA, with the protein MSVQDETTVSDGIILSDAAASKVKSLLEQEGRDDLALRVAVQPGGCSGLRYQLFFDERSLDGDVVKDFDGVKVVTDRMSAPYLGGASIDFVDTIEKQGFTIDNPNATGSCACGDSFS; encoded by the coding sequence ATGAGCGTTCAGGACGAGACCACCGTCAGCGACGGCATCATCCTGTCCGACGCGGCCGCGTCGAAGGTCAAGAGCCTGCTGGAGCAGGAAGGCCGGGACGACCTCGCCCTGCGGGTGGCCGTTCAGCCCGGCGGCTGCTCCGGTCTGCGCTACCAGCTCTTCTTCGACGAGCGTTCGCTCGACGGCGATGTCGTCAAGGACTTCGACGGTGTCAAGGTCGTCACCGACCGGATGAGCGCCCCCTACCTGGGCGGTGCCTCCATCGACTTCGTCGACACCATCGAGAAGCAGGGCTTCACGATCGACAACCCGAACGCCACCGGCTCCTGCGCCTGCGGCGACTCCTTCAGCTAA
- a CDS encoding DUF397 domain-containing protein yields MRHAPVDLSTAHWHKSSYSNSNGGECVEVAADFPGLVPVRDSKNPHGPALVIPATAWTSFVNSLKDQG; encoded by the coding sequence ATGCGACACGCCCCGGTTGACCTGAGCACCGCCCACTGGCACAAGAGCAGCTACAGCAACTCCAATGGTGGCGAATGCGTCGAGGTCGCCGCGGACTTCCCCGGCCTCGTCCCCGTCCGCGACAGCAAGAACCCGCACGGCCCGGCCCTCGTCATCCCGGCCACTGCCTGGACCAGCTTCGTGAACTCCCTCAAGGACCAGGGCTAG
- a CDS encoding methyltransferase domain-containing protein — MSSPSRLVEILHNKGELAPEWAPTVAAVDRAHFVPDTFEVADRTVSRSADEAEWRRMVYADLPLITQHNDGRRTAGEVTFPTCSTSMPSLMLAMAAVVRDGDTVLEVGTGTGYHAAWLAHRLGGDRTTTIETDKDLHDIARDNLTRAGLHPHTECGDGLAGVPARAPFDRIIATCTVRDIPYAWVEQTVPGGTILTPWGSSFHSYSFATLTVRDGRATGGFSGRPAFMWARQQRRSYGRIRDWYHGEEGDHSTTTLDPRALEDDPHARFAVGLRVRDAWPLLCHADDGSDEATYWLFDDARTSWATAEYVPGRAIHDIEQHGPRRLWDEVESAYRAWRSQGSPPRDRYRITVTPDGQTVSL, encoded by the coding sequence ATGTCCTCACCGAGCCGGCTGGTGGAAATCCTGCACAACAAGGGCGAGCTGGCCCCCGAATGGGCCCCGACGGTCGCCGCCGTCGACCGCGCGCACTTCGTCCCGGACACCTTCGAGGTGGCCGACCGTACGGTTTCCCGCTCCGCGGACGAGGCGGAGTGGCGCCGGATGGTCTACGCCGACCTGCCCCTCATCACCCAGCACAACGACGGCCGGCGCACGGCGGGCGAGGTGACCTTCCCCACCTGCTCGACGTCCATGCCCTCGCTCATGCTGGCGATGGCCGCGGTCGTCCGGGACGGCGACACGGTACTGGAGGTCGGCACCGGCACCGGCTACCACGCCGCCTGGCTCGCCCACCGGCTCGGCGGGGACCGTACGACCACGATCGAGACCGACAAGGACCTGCACGACATCGCCCGGGACAACCTCACCCGGGCGGGCCTGCACCCCCACACGGAGTGCGGCGACGGCCTGGCGGGCGTCCCCGCGCGGGCCCCCTTCGACCGGATCATCGCGACCTGCACGGTCCGCGACATCCCCTACGCCTGGGTGGAGCAGACCGTACCGGGCGGCACGATCCTCACCCCGTGGGGCTCCTCGTTCCACTCCTATTCGTTCGCCACCCTGACGGTCCGCGACGGCCGGGCCACCGGCGGCTTCTCCGGCCGCCCCGCCTTCATGTGGGCCCGCCAGCAGCGCCGCTCCTACGGCCGCATCAGGGACTGGTACCACGGCGAGGAGGGCGACCACTCCACGACCACACTCGACCCCCGGGCGCTGGAGGACGACCCGCACGCCCGCTTCGCCGTCGGCCTCCGGGTACGCGACGCCTGGCCCCTGCTGTGCCACGCCGACGACGGCAGCGACGAGGCCACCTACTGGCTCTTCGACGACGCCCGCACCTCATGGGCCACCGCCGAATACGTCCCCGGCCGCGCGATCCACGACATCGAACAACACGGCCCACGCCGCCTGTGGGACGAGGTCGAGTCCGCCTACCGCGCCTGGCGCTCCCAGGGCAGCCCGCCCCGCGACCGCTACCGCATCACGGTCACTCCCGATGGCCAGACCGTGTCCCTCTGA
- a CDS encoding helix-turn-helix domain-containing protein has translation MKFTSKELTPYLSARHFFGAEQRRHRERAKLSLVQLANIVNFGKSTLARVEAAELMPPPELPAALDAAFGTEEHFHGLYQLAKREAHPDQYRRYMDFEAQAVVIEQYGGQVVPGLLQTRAYAHTFLSRQESLSAEQVEQRVNARMSRQERQRSDAPPFRWAIIDEALLYRELDSETAMYEQLASLLEQVDTPHCKIQVVPFRQGLHALMGGALTLLTLANGSTMAYEEGIEAGHLYEDPDMVSKRRRQYEVLRANALSLAESADLIRKAMEDHRPCDTPRLT, from the coding sequence ATGAAGTTCACCTCGAAGGAACTGACCCCGTACCTGTCCGCACGCCACTTCTTCGGCGCCGAACAGCGCCGCCACCGCGAGCGCGCGAAGCTGTCGCTGGTGCAGCTGGCGAACATCGTCAACTTCGGCAAGAGCACACTGGCGCGCGTCGAGGCGGCGGAGCTGATGCCACCCCCGGAACTACCCGCCGCACTCGACGCGGCCTTCGGCACGGAGGAGCACTTCCACGGCCTGTACCAACTGGCGAAGAGGGAGGCGCATCCGGATCAGTACCGGCGCTATATGGACTTCGAGGCGCAGGCCGTGGTCATTGAGCAGTACGGCGGGCAGGTGGTACCCGGGCTGCTCCAGACCAGGGCGTACGCCCACACCTTTCTGAGCCGTCAAGAGAGTCTGTCGGCGGAGCAGGTCGAACAACGGGTCAATGCCCGAATGTCACGGCAGGAGCGACAGCGCTCGGACGCACCGCCCTTCCGCTGGGCCATCATCGACGAGGCCCTGCTCTACCGGGAGCTGGACAGCGAAACAGCGATGTACGAGCAGTTGGCCTCGCTGCTGGAACAGGTGGATACGCCGCACTGCAAGATCCAGGTGGTGCCGTTCCGCCAGGGACTTCATGCGCTGATGGGTGGCGCGCTGACCCTGCTGACACTGGCCAACGGGTCAACAATGGCCTACGAAGAGGGCATTGAAGCCGGTCACCTGTACGAGGACCCGGATATGGTGAGCAAACGGCGGCGGCAGTACGAGGTACTGCGCGCGAACGCCCTCTCTCTCGCAGAGTCGGCGGATCTGATCCGAAAGGCAATGGAGGACCACAGGCCATGCGACACGCCCCGGTTGACCTGA
- the pspAA gene encoding PspA-associated protein PspAA: MIVRIMGEGQVKLDDAHFTELNRLDDELLAEMESNDEAGFQRTLDALLDAVRRLGTPLPDDALEPSELILPSADASLEEVRDMLSDDGLIPG, translated from the coding sequence GTGATCGTACGGATCATGGGGGAGGGCCAGGTGAAGCTGGACGATGCCCACTTCACCGAGCTCAACCGACTGGACGATGAGCTGCTGGCCGAGATGGAGAGCAACGACGAAGCAGGTTTCCAGCGCACTCTCGATGCCCTGCTGGACGCGGTCCGCCGGCTCGGTACACCGCTTCCCGACGATGCCCTCGAACCGTCCGAACTCATCCTGCCGTCCGCCGACGCCTCTCTCGAAGAGGTCAGGGACATGCTCAGCGACGACGGCCTCATCCCGGGCTGA
- a CDS encoding efflux RND transporter permease subunit, whose protein sequence is MSWLSRLSLVQRGLIALMSIVAIAFGAIAIPQLKQQLLPSIELPMVSVMAPYQGASPEVIEKQVIEPLEDGVQAVDGIKSVTSTSSEGSGVIMAQFDYGNDSKRLVADVQQAVNRARAKLPDDVDPQVVSGSTDDIPTVVLAVSSGSKDQQTLADQLNRSVVPDLKNIDGVSQVRVDGVQDRIVAVTPDDKKLAAAGLSAQSLGQALQNGGTSVPAGSFSEDGRSKTVQVGAGFTSVAQIKDLRFAPSAGGGASAGAGASSGGGAPSAGSGPSAGGRPGGAVRLGDVATVKEEQATPTSLTRTDGKPSLAVNVTMDKDGSAVAISDAVKGKLSTIRQDLGKGTHVTVASDQGPQVSKSIDSLTTEGLLGLAMAVIVILVFLLSLRSTLVTAVSIPLSVVITLIVLWTGDLSLNMLTLGALTIAIGRVVDDSIVVLENIKRHLGYGEERREAILSAVKEVSGAVTSSTLTTVAVFLPIGVVGGMVGALFGSFSVTVTVALLSSLIVSLTVVPVLSYWFLRAPKIPEGSTVDDLRRAAEEKEAKSPLQRFYVPVLRFATRRRLTSLVIAVAVLLGTFAMGPLLKTNFLDQGAQDTLTLKQELPPGTSLGAADKQAKRVEKVLAANDDIADYQVTVGSSGFMAAFGGGTGANQASYQLKLKDSADSDKVTEALRADLGKLGKSIGDTSFATGGGFGSQDLSVVVKSGDAEVLKKASEQVRKTVAGLDHVTDVQSDLSQSVPRISVKPDAKAAAAGYDQASLGAAVTQAVRGTTSGKAVLDDTERDIVIKSAHPATTEDGLKNLTLPTPSGPAKLSSLATVRTVPGPVQMTRIDGARSATVTAKPTGDNTGAVSAQLQQKIDALKLPDGATATIGGVSQDQSDAFSSLGLAMLAAIAIVFMLLVATFRSMIQPMILLVSIPFAATGAIGLLVATGTPLGVPAMIGMLMLIGIVVTNAIVLIDLINQYRSQGYGVVEAVIEGGRHRLRPILMTALATIMALLPMALSITGDGGFISQPLAVVVIGGLITSTLLTLLLVPTLYAMIELRKERRAEKRAAKRSAKDGPQPEETDRTPEPASV, encoded by the coding sequence ATGTCCTGGCTGTCCCGACTCAGCCTCGTACAACGGGGCCTGATAGCGCTGATGTCGATCGTGGCGATCGCCTTCGGCGCCATCGCGATCCCGCAGCTCAAGCAGCAGCTCCTGCCGTCCATCGAACTCCCGATGGTGTCCGTGATGGCCCCCTACCAGGGCGCCTCCCCCGAGGTCATCGAGAAGCAGGTGATCGAGCCGCTGGAGGACGGTGTCCAGGCGGTCGACGGCATCAAGTCCGTCACCTCGACGTCGAGCGAGGGCTCGGGCGTCATCATGGCGCAGTTCGACTACGGCAATGACTCCAAGCGCCTGGTCGCCGATGTCCAGCAGGCCGTGAACCGCGCCCGCGCCAAGCTGCCCGACGACGTCGACCCGCAGGTGGTGTCCGGCTCGACCGACGACATCCCCACCGTGGTCCTGGCCGTCTCCTCCGGCTCCAAGGACCAGCAGACGCTGGCCGACCAGCTCAACCGCAGCGTGGTGCCGGACCTGAAGAACATCGACGGCGTCAGCCAGGTCCGCGTGGACGGCGTCCAGGACCGGATCGTCGCGGTCACCCCCGACGACAAGAAGCTCGCCGCCGCAGGGCTGAGCGCCCAGTCGCTGGGCCAGGCGCTGCAGAACGGCGGGACGTCGGTGCCCGCGGGATCGTTCTCCGAGGACGGCAGGAGCAAGACCGTCCAGGTCGGCGCCGGCTTCACCTCGGTCGCGCAGATCAAGGACCTCAGGTTCGCCCCGTCGGCGGGCGGCGGTGCGTCCGCCGGCGCTGGTGCCTCCTCGGGCGGCGGTGCTCCCTCCGCCGGCAGCGGTCCGTCCGCGGGCGGGCGTCCGGGCGGCGCGGTCCGCCTCGGCGATGTCGCCACCGTCAAGGAGGAGCAGGCCACTCCGACGTCCCTGACCCGCACCGACGGCAAGCCCAGCCTCGCCGTGAACGTGACGATGGACAAGGACGGCAGCGCGGTCGCCATCTCCGACGCCGTCAAGGGCAAGCTCTCCACGATCCGTCAGGACCTGGGCAAGGGCACCCATGTCACGGTCGCCTCCGACCAGGGCCCGCAGGTCTCCAAGTCGATCGACTCGCTGACCACCGAGGGCCTGCTCGGCCTCGCCATGGCGGTCATCGTCATCCTGGTCTTCCTGCTCAGCCTGCGCTCCACGCTGGTGACCGCGGTCTCCATCCCGCTCTCGGTCGTCATCACCCTGATCGTGCTGTGGACCGGTGACCTCTCCCTCAACATGCTCACCCTCGGCGCGCTGACCATCGCGATCGGCCGCGTCGTCGACGACTCCATCGTCGTCCTGGAGAACATCAAGCGGCACCTGGGCTACGGCGAGGAGCGCCGCGAGGCCATCCTGAGCGCCGTCAAGGAGGTCTCCGGAGCGGTCACCTCCTCCACCCTCACCACGGTCGCGGTCTTCCTCCCGATCGGTGTGGTCGGCGGCATGGTCGGCGCCCTGTTCGGCTCCTTCTCGGTGACCGTGACCGTCGCCCTGCTCTCCTCCCTGATCGTCTCCCTGACCGTCGTCCCGGTGCTGTCCTACTGGTTCCTGCGGGCCCCGAAGATCCCCGAGGGCAGCACGGTGGACGACCTGCGCCGGGCGGCCGAGGAGAAGGAGGCCAAGAGCCCCCTCCAGCGCTTCTACGTCCCGGTCCTGCGGTTCGCCACCCGCCGCCGGCTCACCAGCCTGGTCATCGCCGTGGCGGTCCTCCTCGGCACCTTCGCCATGGGCCCGCTGCTCAAGACCAACTTCCTCGACCAGGGCGCCCAGGACACCCTCACCCTCAAGCAGGAGCTCCCGCCCGGCACCAGCCTGGGCGCGGCCGACAAGCAGGCCAAGCGGGTCGAGAAGGTGCTCGCGGCCAACGACGACATCGCCGATTACCAGGTCACCGTCGGCTCCTCCGGCTTCATGGCGGCCTTCGGCGGGGGCACCGGTGCCAATCAGGCCTCCTACCAGCTCAAGCTGAAGGACTCCGCGGACTCCGACAAGGTCACCGAGGCGCTCCGTGCCGACCTCGGCAAGCTCGGCAAGTCCATCGGCGACACCAGCTTCGCCACCGGCGGCGGCTTCGGCAGCCAGGACCTGAGCGTGGTCGTCAAGTCCGGTGACGCCGAGGTCCTGAAGAAGGCCAGCGAGCAGGTCCGCAAGACCGTCGCCGGCCTCGACCACGTCACCGACGTCCAGAGCGACCTCTCCCAGAGCGTCCCCCGGATCTCCGTGAAGCCCGACGCCAAGGCGGCCGCGGCCGGTTACGACCAGGCCTCGCTCGGCGCGGCGGTGACCCAGGCGGTCCGCGGCACCACCAGCGGCAAGGCCGTCCTGGACGACACCGAGCGCGACATCGTGATCAAGTCGGCGCACCCGGCCACCACCGAGGACGGGCTGAAGAACCTGACCCTCCCGACCCCGTCCGGCCCGGCGAAGCTCAGCAGCCTCGCCACCGTGCGGACCGTCCCCGGCCCGGTCCAGATGACCCGGATCGACGGCGCCCGCTCGGCGACCGTCACCGCCAAGCCGACCGGCGACAACACCGGCGCGGTCAGCGCCCAGCTCCAGCAGAAGATCGACGCGCTGAAGCTGCCGGACGGCGCCACCGCGACGATCGGCGGCGTCTCCCAGGACCAGTCCGACGCGTTCTCCTCGCTCGGCCTGGCGATGCTGGCGGCCATCGCCATCGTCTTCATGCTCCTGGTGGCCACCTTCCGCTCGATGATCCAGCCGATGATCCTCCTCGTCTCGATCCCCTTCGCGGCGACCGGCGCGATCGGCCTGCTGGTCGCCACCGGCACCCCGCTGGGCGTCCCGGCGATGATCGGCATGCTGATGCTGATCGGCATCGTGGTCACCAACGCCATCGTGCTGATCGACCTGATCAACCAGTACCGGTCGCAGGGCTACGGCGTCGTCGAAGCGGTCATCGAGGGCGGCCGCCACCGTCTCCGTCCGATCCTCATGACCGCCCTGGCCACGATCATGGCGCTGCTGCCGATGGCTCTGTCCATCACCGGTGACGGCGGCTTCATCTCCCAGCCGCTCGCCGTGGTCGTGATCGGCGGACTGATCACCTCCACCCTGCTCACCCTCCTCCTCGTCCCGACGCTCTACGCGATGATCGAGCTCCGCAAGGAGCGCCGGGCGGAGAAGAGGGCCGCGAAGCGGTCCGCCAAGGACGGCCCGCAGCCCGAGGAGACCGACCGCACACCGGAGCCGGCGAGCGTCTGA
- a CDS encoding response regulator → MTIKVLLADDQTLLRSAFRVLVDSEPDMEVVAEASDGAQAYELTRAKRPDVVLMDIRMPGVDGLAATRMISEDPELTGVRVVILTTFEVDDYVVQSLRAGASGFLGKGAEPDEMLGAIRIAAAGEALLSPVATKGLIAKFLAQGGSTGDGGPGGPGTERLATLTGREREVLTLVAGGLSNDEIAEQLAVSPLTVKTHVNRAMAKLGARDRAQLVVIAYESGLVRPRVQ, encoded by the coding sequence ATGACGATCAAGGTGCTGCTCGCCGACGACCAGACGCTGCTGCGCAGCGCCTTCCGGGTGCTGGTCGACTCCGAGCCGGACATGGAGGTGGTGGCGGAGGCCTCCGACGGCGCCCAGGCGTACGAGCTGACCCGGGCGAAGCGCCCCGACGTCGTCCTGATGGACATCCGGATGCCCGGGGTGGACGGCCTGGCGGCCACCCGCATGATCAGCGAGGACCCGGAGCTCACCGGCGTCCGGGTGGTCATCCTGACGACCTTCGAGGTCGACGACTATGTGGTGCAGTCGCTGCGGGCCGGTGCCAGCGGCTTCCTGGGCAAGGGCGCCGAGCCGGACGAGATGCTGGGCGCGATCCGGATCGCCGCGGCCGGCGAGGCGCTGCTGTCGCCCGTCGCGACCAAGGGCCTGATCGCCAAGTTCCTCGCGCAGGGCGGCAGTACGGGGGACGGCGGGCCCGGCGGCCCGGGCACCGAGCGGCTGGCGACGCTGACCGGCCGGGAGCGAGAGGTGCTGACCCTGGTGGCCGGCGGGCTGTCCAACGACGAGATCGCCGAGCAGCTGGCGGTCAGCCCGCTCACGGTCAAGACGCATGTGAACCGCGCGATGGCCAAACTCGGCGCCCGCGACCGCGCCCAGCTGGTGGTCATCGCCTACGAATCGGGACTCGTACGCCCACGGGTGCAGTGA
- a CDS encoding DUF397 domain-containing protein: protein MRHIPALSAVHWRKSSHSNPNGGSCVEIADDFPGLVPVRDSKNPHGPALLIPAAAWTAFVASLKHRS from the coding sequence ATGCGACACATCCCAGCACTGAGCGCAGTCCACTGGCGCAAGAGCAGCCACAGCAACCCCAACGGCGGGAGCTGCGTCGAGATCGCCGACGACTTCCCGGGCCTCGTCCCCGTCCGCGATAGCAAGAACCCCCACGGACCCGCGCTCCTCATCCCGGCGGCGGCTTGGACGGCGTTCGTCGCCTCCCTCAAGCACCGGAGCTAG